In the Girardinichthys multiradiatus isolate DD_20200921_A chromosome 4, DD_fGirMul_XY1, whole genome shotgun sequence genome, one interval contains:
- the lpin1a gene encoding phosphatidate phosphatase LPIN1 isoform X5: protein MNYVGQLAGQVFVQVKELYRGLNPATLSGCIDVIVVRQPDGSLQCSPFHVRFGKMGVLQSREKVVDIEINGEPVGLHMKLGENGEAFFVKETDNILEVVPSYLATSPITSVGRELMQTELDRAASHHHENIPCSTLPVQGLGPHGGGTSRKRRKRRRKARPEGGGGTGGRREDSVEEFSEDEDMFTIDLSSDEEKENDSSRPAYSDRGTTTKSNLYHMAEWTESRSDVIKKTLSIPPSYGLSISCPERTSHFSSTVGSPEDDSASSTPKSDSELTNQTNPEMLWTWGELPQAAQPSFLASHQKQDSAAAVSIPVTANSHFRAITDTGQPEAPCRLQSADTPASERTVDFEKNGARVELTITSKKTSGEENVREAENVGPSSMEVERSTVCLMSPKTLPGNLNEESNRGSPVRSTDSPLKRKEKRSQHLGADGVYLDDITDLEPEVAALYFPKSDGGSSSIRGDSEIMMDVRSTNQSPQSVGSSGMDSGVDSLLDQTADLPHVAISLCGGLSDNKEITKEQFLQRAVSYQEFSENPSIIDDPNLVVKVGNKYYNWTTAAPVMLAMQVYQKPLPQASVENIMKEKMPKKGGRWWFSWRRRNSDSKSETATEIGDREDGSLTMTSVNGLKDDSSSSDEDHTACNQMPESYQPDPVLNSASVCYKKTLRLTSDQLASLQLKEGPNEVVFSVTTQYQGTCRCHGTIYLWSWDDKIIISDIDGTITRSDTLGHILPTLGKDWTHQGIARLYHRVSLNGYKFMYCSARAIGMAGMTRGYLHWVNERGTMLPMGPVLLSPSSLFSAFHREVIEKKPELFKIECLTDIKHLFYSNTEPFYAAFGNRATDVYSYKEVGIPLNRIFTVNPKGELIQEHAKTNISSFGHLCEMVDHVFPVLVQNEDS, encoded by the exons ATGAACTATGTGGGTCAGCTGGCAGGTCAGGTGTTCGTGCAGGTCAAGGAGCTGTACAGAGGCCTCAACCCTGCGACGCTGTCGGGATGCATAGACGTCATCGTGGTCCGGCAGCCCGACGGCTCCCTGCAGTGCTCCCCGTTCCACGTCCGCTTCGGAAAGATGGGTGTACTGCAGTCCCGTGAGAAAGTG GTGGACATAGAAATTAATGGAGAGCCAGTGGGTTTGCACATGAAGCTGGGAGAGAATGGAGAAGCCTTCTTCGTCAAAGAGACAGATAACATTCTG GAAGTGGTCCCCTCCTACCTTGCAACATCACCCATTACGTCCGTGGGGAGGGAGTTAATGCAGACCGAGCTGGACAGGGCTGCTTCTCACCATCATG AAAACATCCCCTGCAGCACACTTCCTGTCCAGGGCCTGGGGCCACACGGAGGAGGGACatccaggaagaggaggaagaggagaaggaaAGCAAGgccagaaggaggaggagggacaGGAGGGAGGAGAGAGGACAGCGTGGAGGAGTTCTCAGAGGATGAAGACATGTTTACTATTGACCTGAGCTCAGATGAGGAGAAGGAGAATGACAGCAGCAG ACCAGCATACAGCGATCGGGGGACTACAACCAAAAGCAACTTATACCACATGGCTGAGTGGACTGAATCACGGAG TGATGTGATTAAGAAGACTCTTTCCATCCCTCCATCTTATGGTCTATCCATCTCGTGTCCCGAGAGGACCTCTCACTTTTCTTCCACTGTTGG CAGTCCAGAAGATGATTCTGCATCATCAACACCGAAGAGTGACTCAGAACTGACCAATCAGACTAATCCTGAAATGCTGTGGACCTGGGGGGAGCTGCCACAGGCAGCACAG CCATCCTTCCTTGCTTCACACCAAAAGCAAGACTCGGCTGCAGCTGTCTCCATCCCAGTGACTGCAAACAGCCACTTCAGAGCCATCACTGACACGGGGCAACCTGAGGCTCCCTGTAGACTCCAGTCAGCCGACACCCCTGCATCTGAAAGGACTGTGGACTTTGAGAAAAATGGAGCTAGGGTGGAGTTGACAATTACATCTAAGAAGACATCTGGAGAAGAGAATG TGAGAGAGGCTGAGAATGTCGGACCCTCATCTATGGAGGTGGAGAGGTCAACAGTTTGTTTGATGTCACCAAAGACTCTCCCCGGGAATCTGAACGAAGAAAGTAACAGAGGAAGTCCCGTCAGAAGTACCGATTCACCATTAAAGAGGAAAG AAAAGAGAAGCCAGCATCTGGGGGCTGATGGCGTATATCTGGATGACATTACAGACCTGGAGCCTGAAGTTGCTGCTCTCTACTTCCCGAAAAG TGACGGAGGCAGCAGTTCGATTAGGGGGGACTCAGAGATAATGATGGATGTGAGAAGCACCAACCAATCCCCTCAGTCAGTGGGCAGCAGTGGCATGGACAGCGGTGTGGACAGTTTGTTGGACCAAACAGCCGACCTGCCTCATGTTGCCATCTCTTTGTGCGGAGGACTCTCAGACAACAAGGAGATcacaaaag AGCAGTTCCTGCAGAGAGCAGTTTCCTACCAAGAGTTCTCAGAGAACCCCTCTATTATAGATGATCCTAACCTGGTGGTCAAGGTTGGAAATAA GTACTACAACTGGACCACAGCAGCTCCTGTTATGCTGGCCATGCAGGTTTACCAGAAACCCCTGCCACAG GCCTCGGTGGAGAACATCATGAAGGAAAAGATGCCAAAGAAAGGAGGGCGCTGGTGGTTTTCATGGAGAAGGAGGAACAGTGACTCTAAGTCG GAAACAGCTACTGAAATAGGTGACAGAGAAGATGGCTCACTCACTATGACCTCAGTGAACGG TTTGAAGGATGACTCTTCTTCAAGTGACGAGGATCACACAGCATGCAATCAGATGCCAGAATCCTATCAGCCAGACCCTGTTTTAAACTCTGCCAGTGTCTGTTATAAGAAGACTCTTCGGCTTACTTCAGACCAACTG GCTAGCCTGCAGCTAAAGGAAGGTCCCAACGAAGTGGTGTTTAGTGTGACCACACAGTATCAAGGCACATGCCGCTGCCATGGAACAATTTATCTTTGGAGCTGGGATGACAAGATTATCATCTCAGATATAGATGGAACCATCACCAG GTCTGACACTCTTGGCCACATCCTTCCCACGCTGGGTAAAGACTGGACCCACCAGGGTATAGCACGGCTCTACCACAGAGTCAGCCT AAACGGGTACAAATTTATGTACTGTTCAGCTAGAGCGATTGGCATGGCTGGGATGACGAGGGGCTACCTGCACTGGGTCAATGAAAGGGGAACCATGCTGCCTATGGGCCCAGTCCTGCTCAGCCCCAGCAGCCTTTTCTCTGCCTTTCACAG ggAGGTGATTGAAAAGAAACCAGAATTGTTTAAAATTGAGTGTCTGACAGACATCAAGCACCTTTTCTACTCAAACACCGAACCTTTTTACGCCGCCTTTGGCAACAGAGCCACG GATGTTTATTCTTATAAGGAAGTAGGCATTCCCCTGAACCGGATTTTTACTGTCAACCCAAAAGGAGAGCTCATACAGGAGCAtgccaaaacaaacatttcctc CTTTGGACACCTGTGCGAGATGGTCGACCATGTGTTCCCGGTCCTGGTTCAAAACGAGGATAGTTAG
- the lpin1a gene encoding phosphatidate phosphatase LPIN1 isoform X2 encodes MNYVGQLAGQVFVQVKELYRGLNPATLSGCIDVIVVRQPDGSLQCSPFHVRFGKMGVLQSREKVVDIEINGEPVGLHMKLGENGEAFFVKETDNILEVVPSYLATSPITSVGRELMQTELDRAASHHHENIPCSTLPVQGLGPHGGGTSRKRRKRRRKARPEGGGGTGGRREDSVEEFSEDEDMFTIDLSSDEEKENDSSRPAYSDRGTTTKSNLYHMAEWTESRSDVIKKTLSIPPSYGLSISCPERTSHFSSTVGPEDDSASSTPKSDSELTNQTNPEMLWTWGELPQAAQPSFLASHQKQDSAAAVSIPVTANSHFRAITDTGQPEAPCRLQSADTPASERTVDFEKNGARVELTITSKKTSGEENVREAENVGPSSMEVERSTVCLMSPKTLPGNLNEESNRGSPVRSTDSPLKRKEKRSQHLGADGVYLDDITDLEPEVAALYFPKSDGGSSSIRGDSEIMMDVRSTNQSPQSVGSSGMDSGVDSLLDQTADLPHVAISLCGGLSDNKEITKEQFLQRAVSYQEFSENPSIIDDPNLVVKVGNKYYNWTTAAPVMLAMQVYQKPLPQCWCLSYVFSVFGLFSYCFPGLFGTSTSEPCGLELEFSTFFSIFFLLSCLCLLVLSYISTHFLVVWHHCPQASVENIMKEKMPKKGGRWWFSWRRRNSDSKSETATEIGDREDGSLTMTSVNGLKDDSSSSDEDHTACNQMPESYQPDPVLNSASVCYKKTLRLTSDQLASLQLKEGPNEVVFSVTTQYQGTCRCHGTIYLWSWDDKIIISDIDGTITRSDTLGHILPTLGKDWTHQGIARLYHRVSLNGYKFMYCSARAIGMAGMTRGYLHWVNERGTMLPMGPVLLSPSSLFSAFHREVIEKKPELFKIECLTDIKHLFYSNTEPFYAAFGNRATDVYSYKEVGIPLNRIFTVNPKGELIQEHAKTNISSFGHLCEMVDHVFPVLVQNEDS; translated from the exons ATGAACTATGTGGGTCAGCTGGCAGGTCAGGTGTTCGTGCAGGTCAAGGAGCTGTACAGAGGCCTCAACCCTGCGACGCTGTCGGGATGCATAGACGTCATCGTGGTCCGGCAGCCCGACGGCTCCCTGCAGTGCTCCCCGTTCCACGTCCGCTTCGGAAAGATGGGTGTACTGCAGTCCCGTGAGAAAGTG GTGGACATAGAAATTAATGGAGAGCCAGTGGGTTTGCACATGAAGCTGGGAGAGAATGGAGAAGCCTTCTTCGTCAAAGAGACAGATAACATTCTG GAAGTGGTCCCCTCCTACCTTGCAACATCACCCATTACGTCCGTGGGGAGGGAGTTAATGCAGACCGAGCTGGACAGGGCTGCTTCTCACCATCATG AAAACATCCCCTGCAGCACACTTCCTGTCCAGGGCCTGGGGCCACACGGAGGAGGGACatccaggaagaggaggaagaggagaaggaaAGCAAGgccagaaggaggaggagggacaGGAGGGAGGAGAGAGGACAGCGTGGAGGAGTTCTCAGAGGATGAAGACATGTTTACTATTGACCTGAGCTCAGATGAGGAGAAGGAGAATGACAGCAGCAG ACCAGCATACAGCGATCGGGGGACTACAACCAAAAGCAACTTATACCACATGGCTGAGTGGACTGAATCACGGAG TGATGTGATTAAGAAGACTCTTTCCATCCCTCCATCTTATGGTCTATCCATCTCGTGTCCCGAGAGGACCTCTCACTTTTCTTCCACTGTTGG TCCAGAAGATGATTCTGCATCATCAACACCGAAGAGTGACTCAGAACTGACCAATCAGACTAATCCTGAAATGCTGTGGACCTGGGGGGAGCTGCCACAGGCAGCACAG CCATCCTTCCTTGCTTCACACCAAAAGCAAGACTCGGCTGCAGCTGTCTCCATCCCAGTGACTGCAAACAGCCACTTCAGAGCCATCACTGACACGGGGCAACCTGAGGCTCCCTGTAGACTCCAGTCAGCCGACACCCCTGCATCTGAAAGGACTGTGGACTTTGAGAAAAATGGAGCTAGGGTGGAGTTGACAATTACATCTAAGAAGACATCTGGAGAAGAGAATG TGAGAGAGGCTGAGAATGTCGGACCCTCATCTATGGAGGTGGAGAGGTCAACAGTTTGTTTGATGTCACCAAAGACTCTCCCCGGGAATCTGAACGAAGAAAGTAACAGAGGAAGTCCCGTCAGAAGTACCGATTCACCATTAAAGAGGAAAG AAAAGAGAAGCCAGCATCTGGGGGCTGATGGCGTATATCTGGATGACATTACAGACCTGGAGCCTGAAGTTGCTGCTCTCTACTTCCCGAAAAG TGACGGAGGCAGCAGTTCGATTAGGGGGGACTCAGAGATAATGATGGATGTGAGAAGCACCAACCAATCCCCTCAGTCAGTGGGCAGCAGTGGCATGGACAGCGGTGTGGACAGTTTGTTGGACCAAACAGCCGACCTGCCTCATGTTGCCATCTCTTTGTGCGGAGGACTCTCAGACAACAAGGAGATcacaaaag AGCAGTTCCTGCAGAGAGCAGTTTCCTACCAAGAGTTCTCAGAGAACCCCTCTATTATAGATGATCCTAACCTGGTGGTCAAGGTTGGAAATAA GTACTACAACTGGACCACAGCAGCTCCTGTTATGCTGGCCATGCAGGTTTACCAGAAACCCCTGCCACAG TGTTGGTGTTTGAgttatgttttttctgttttcggCCTCTTCTCATACTGCTTCCCTGGTTTGTTTGGCACCAGCACTTCAGAGCCT TGTGGGTTAGAGTTAGAGTTCAGTAcattcttttctatttttttcttgctgtcaTGTCTGTGCTTGTTAGTCCTGAGTTACATTTCCACTCATTTTTTAGTTGTATGGCATCATTGTCCTCAGGCCTCGGTGGAGAACATCATGAAGGAAAAGATGCCAAAGAAAGGAGGGCGCTGGTGGTTTTCATGGAGAAGGAGGAACAGTGACTCTAAGTCG GAAACAGCTACTGAAATAGGTGACAGAGAAGATGGCTCACTCACTATGACCTCAGTGAACGG TTTGAAGGATGACTCTTCTTCAAGTGACGAGGATCACACAGCATGCAATCAGATGCCAGAATCCTATCAGCCAGACCCTGTTTTAAACTCTGCCAGTGTCTGTTATAAGAAGACTCTTCGGCTTACTTCAGACCAACTG GCTAGCCTGCAGCTAAAGGAAGGTCCCAACGAAGTGGTGTTTAGTGTGACCACACAGTATCAAGGCACATGCCGCTGCCATGGAACAATTTATCTTTGGAGCTGGGATGACAAGATTATCATCTCAGATATAGATGGAACCATCACCAG GTCTGACACTCTTGGCCACATCCTTCCCACGCTGGGTAAAGACTGGACCCACCAGGGTATAGCACGGCTCTACCACAGAGTCAGCCT AAACGGGTACAAATTTATGTACTGTTCAGCTAGAGCGATTGGCATGGCTGGGATGACGAGGGGCTACCTGCACTGGGTCAATGAAAGGGGAACCATGCTGCCTATGGGCCCAGTCCTGCTCAGCCCCAGCAGCCTTTTCTCTGCCTTTCACAG ggAGGTGATTGAAAAGAAACCAGAATTGTTTAAAATTGAGTGTCTGACAGACATCAAGCACCTTTTCTACTCAAACACCGAACCTTTTTACGCCGCCTTTGGCAACAGAGCCACG GATGTTTATTCTTATAAGGAAGTAGGCATTCCCCTGAACCGGATTTTTACTGTCAACCCAAAAGGAGAGCTCATACAGGAGCAtgccaaaacaaacatttcctc CTTTGGACACCTGTGCGAGATGGTCGACCATGTGTTCCCGGTCCTGGTTCAAAACGAGGATAGTTAG
- the lpin1a gene encoding phosphatidate phosphatase LPIN1 isoform X3, whose protein sequence is MNYVGQLAGQVFVQVKELYRGLNPATLSGCIDVIVVRQPDGSLQCSPFHVRFGKMGVLQSREKVVDIEINGEPVGLHMKLGENGEAFFVKETDNILEVVPSYLATSPITSVGRELMQTELDRAASHHHENIPCSTLPVQGLGPHGGGTSRKRRKRRRKARPEGGGGTGGRREDSVEEFSEDEDMFTIDLSSDEEKENDSSRPAYSDRGTTTKSNLYHMAEWTESRSSPEDDSASSTPKSDSELTNQTNPEMLWTWGELPQAAQPSFLASHQKQDSAAAVSIPVTANSHFRAITDTGQPEAPCRLQSADTPASERTVDFEKNGARVELTITSKKTSGEENVREAENVGPSSMEVERSTVCLMSPKTLPGNLNEESNRGSPVRSTDSPLKRKEKRSQHLGADGVYLDDITDLEPEVAALYFPKSDGGSSSIRGDSEIMMDVRSTNQSPQSVGSSGMDSGVDSLLDQTADLPHVAISLCGGLSDNKEITKEQFLQRAVSYQEFSENPSIIDDPNLVVKVGNKYYNWTTAAPVMLAMQVYQKPLPQCWCLSYVFSVFGLFSYCFPGLFGTSTSEPCGLELEFSTFFSIFFLLSCLCLLVLSYISTHFLVVWHHCPQASVENIMKEKMPKKGGRWWFSWRRRNSDSKSETATEIGDREDGSLTMTSVNGLKDDSSSSDEDHTACNQMPESYQPDPVLNSASVCYKKTLRLTSDQLASLQLKEGPNEVVFSVTTQYQGTCRCHGTIYLWSWDDKIIISDIDGTITRSDTLGHILPTLGKDWTHQGIARLYHRVSLNGYKFMYCSARAIGMAGMTRGYLHWVNERGTMLPMGPVLLSPSSLFSAFHREVIEKKPELFKIECLTDIKHLFYSNTEPFYAAFGNRATDVYSYKEVGIPLNRIFTVNPKGELIQEHAKTNISSFGHLCEMVDHVFPVLVQNEDS, encoded by the exons ATGAACTATGTGGGTCAGCTGGCAGGTCAGGTGTTCGTGCAGGTCAAGGAGCTGTACAGAGGCCTCAACCCTGCGACGCTGTCGGGATGCATAGACGTCATCGTGGTCCGGCAGCCCGACGGCTCCCTGCAGTGCTCCCCGTTCCACGTCCGCTTCGGAAAGATGGGTGTACTGCAGTCCCGTGAGAAAGTG GTGGACATAGAAATTAATGGAGAGCCAGTGGGTTTGCACATGAAGCTGGGAGAGAATGGAGAAGCCTTCTTCGTCAAAGAGACAGATAACATTCTG GAAGTGGTCCCCTCCTACCTTGCAACATCACCCATTACGTCCGTGGGGAGGGAGTTAATGCAGACCGAGCTGGACAGGGCTGCTTCTCACCATCATG AAAACATCCCCTGCAGCACACTTCCTGTCCAGGGCCTGGGGCCACACGGAGGAGGGACatccaggaagaggaggaagaggagaaggaaAGCAAGgccagaaggaggaggagggacaGGAGGGAGGAGAGAGGACAGCGTGGAGGAGTTCTCAGAGGATGAAGACATGTTTACTATTGACCTGAGCTCAGATGAGGAGAAGGAGAATGACAGCAGCAG ACCAGCATACAGCGATCGGGGGACTACAACCAAAAGCAACTTATACCACATGGCTGAGTGGACTGAATCACGGAG CAGTCCAGAAGATGATTCTGCATCATCAACACCGAAGAGTGACTCAGAACTGACCAATCAGACTAATCCTGAAATGCTGTGGACCTGGGGGGAGCTGCCACAGGCAGCACAG CCATCCTTCCTTGCTTCACACCAAAAGCAAGACTCGGCTGCAGCTGTCTCCATCCCAGTGACTGCAAACAGCCACTTCAGAGCCATCACTGACACGGGGCAACCTGAGGCTCCCTGTAGACTCCAGTCAGCCGACACCCCTGCATCTGAAAGGACTGTGGACTTTGAGAAAAATGGAGCTAGGGTGGAGTTGACAATTACATCTAAGAAGACATCTGGAGAAGAGAATG TGAGAGAGGCTGAGAATGTCGGACCCTCATCTATGGAGGTGGAGAGGTCAACAGTTTGTTTGATGTCACCAAAGACTCTCCCCGGGAATCTGAACGAAGAAAGTAACAGAGGAAGTCCCGTCAGAAGTACCGATTCACCATTAAAGAGGAAAG AAAAGAGAAGCCAGCATCTGGGGGCTGATGGCGTATATCTGGATGACATTACAGACCTGGAGCCTGAAGTTGCTGCTCTCTACTTCCCGAAAAG TGACGGAGGCAGCAGTTCGATTAGGGGGGACTCAGAGATAATGATGGATGTGAGAAGCACCAACCAATCCCCTCAGTCAGTGGGCAGCAGTGGCATGGACAGCGGTGTGGACAGTTTGTTGGACCAAACAGCCGACCTGCCTCATGTTGCCATCTCTTTGTGCGGAGGACTCTCAGACAACAAGGAGATcacaaaag AGCAGTTCCTGCAGAGAGCAGTTTCCTACCAAGAGTTCTCAGAGAACCCCTCTATTATAGATGATCCTAACCTGGTGGTCAAGGTTGGAAATAA GTACTACAACTGGACCACAGCAGCTCCTGTTATGCTGGCCATGCAGGTTTACCAGAAACCCCTGCCACAG TGTTGGTGTTTGAgttatgttttttctgttttcggCCTCTTCTCATACTGCTTCCCTGGTTTGTTTGGCACCAGCACTTCAGAGCCT TGTGGGTTAGAGTTAGAGTTCAGTAcattcttttctatttttttcttgctgtcaTGTCTGTGCTTGTTAGTCCTGAGTTACATTTCCACTCATTTTTTAGTTGTATGGCATCATTGTCCTCAGGCCTCGGTGGAGAACATCATGAAGGAAAAGATGCCAAAGAAAGGAGGGCGCTGGTGGTTTTCATGGAGAAGGAGGAACAGTGACTCTAAGTCG GAAACAGCTACTGAAATAGGTGACAGAGAAGATGGCTCACTCACTATGACCTCAGTGAACGG TTTGAAGGATGACTCTTCTTCAAGTGACGAGGATCACACAGCATGCAATCAGATGCCAGAATCCTATCAGCCAGACCCTGTTTTAAACTCTGCCAGTGTCTGTTATAAGAAGACTCTTCGGCTTACTTCAGACCAACTG GCTAGCCTGCAGCTAAAGGAAGGTCCCAACGAAGTGGTGTTTAGTGTGACCACACAGTATCAAGGCACATGCCGCTGCCATGGAACAATTTATCTTTGGAGCTGGGATGACAAGATTATCATCTCAGATATAGATGGAACCATCACCAG GTCTGACACTCTTGGCCACATCCTTCCCACGCTGGGTAAAGACTGGACCCACCAGGGTATAGCACGGCTCTACCACAGAGTCAGCCT AAACGGGTACAAATTTATGTACTGTTCAGCTAGAGCGATTGGCATGGCTGGGATGACGAGGGGCTACCTGCACTGGGTCAATGAAAGGGGAACCATGCTGCCTATGGGCCCAGTCCTGCTCAGCCCCAGCAGCCTTTTCTCTGCCTTTCACAG ggAGGTGATTGAAAAGAAACCAGAATTGTTTAAAATTGAGTGTCTGACAGACATCAAGCACCTTTTCTACTCAAACACCGAACCTTTTTACGCCGCCTTTGGCAACAGAGCCACG GATGTTTATTCTTATAAGGAAGTAGGCATTCCCCTGAACCGGATTTTTACTGTCAACCCAAAAGGAGAGCTCATACAGGAGCAtgccaaaacaaacatttcctc CTTTGGACACCTGTGCGAGATGGTCGACCATGTGTTCCCGGTCCTGGTTCAAAACGAGGATAGTTAG